In Electrophorus electricus isolate fEleEle1 chromosome 6, fEleEle1.pri, whole genome shotgun sequence, a single genomic region encodes these proteins:
- the il12bb gene encoding interleukin-12 subunit beta — translation MEMMNLIFLFALHLTLLHMGESHSLRVIKPNVVALDMDGDPMTQMTSVSLQCGDEFKDVEIHWQKNEQMILSKGNSINVNIQAMLGGNFTCHGLSGEVLNHTLVLVNPVNFEKAILKQNQDKEFITCLARNYNGLFHCSWKWSPIRNGVVVFFKAFRNSSHINCSLDPDNAGLTCEEEKCSYSEEVTRINLTLVVRNQYRLEEHQRTFFIHDIVKPEKVSITKAENNEFHWGTPKTWNMPCSYYPLQYEVKVIKPHKGCDDTATPVENEYINETHYKVSDRRRSYTFCVRAQDPFTNQVWSDWNQQSVSFT, via the exons ATGGAGATG ATGAATTTGATTTTCCTCTTTGCTTTGCATCTCACGCTTCTTCATATGGGAGAGAGCCATTCACTTCGGGTTATCAAGCCAAATG TTGTTGCTTTGGACATGGATGGAGACCCTATGACACAAATGACCTCAGTTTCATTACAATGTGGGGACGAGTTTAAAGATGTGGAGATTCACTGGCAGAAGAATGAACAAATGATTCTCAGTAAGGGTAACAGCATAAACGTCAATATCCAGGCGATGCTGGGGGGAAACTTCACCTGTCACGGTCTATCTGGAGAAGTTTTAAACCATACATTGGTGTTGGTTAATCCAGTCAATTTTGAGAAGGCTATTCTGAAACAGAACCAAGACAAAG AATTTATTACCTGTCTAGCAAGAAACTACAATGGCCTATTTCACTGTTCTTGGAAATGGAGTCCTATAAGGAATGGAGTTGTAGTGTTCTTCAAGGCTTTCCG GAACTCGAGCCACATCAACTGTTCGCTGGACCCTGACAATGCCGGGCTCACCTGCGAGGAGGAGAAGTGTTCATACTCTGAGGAGGTGACTCGCATCAACCTCACCTTGGTGGTCCGAAACCAGTATCGTTTGGAGGAGCACCAAAGGACTTTCTTCATCCATGACATTG TCAAGCCAGAAAAAGTCAGCATCACAAAGGCTGAGAACAATGAGTTCCATTGGGGAACCCCCAAAACCTGGAATATGCCGTGCTCTTACTACCCACTCCAGTATGAGGTGAAAGTCATCAAACCGCACAAGGGCTGTGATGATACAGCAACTCCTGTCGAG AATGAATATATCAATGAAACACATTATAAGGTGAGCGATAGAAGGAGAAGCTATACTTTCTGTGTGCGTGCCCAGGATCCCTTCACTAATCAAGTTTGGAGTGACTGGAACCAGCAAAG tgtaTCCTTCACATAA
- the ublcp1 gene encoding ubiquitin-like domain-containing CTD phosphatase 1 isoform X2: MSVSVIIKWGGQEYTISSLSEEDTVMDLKQSIKSLTGVLPERQKLLGLKVKGKPADDDTKLGILKLKPNTKIMMMGSREESLEDVLAPPPESDDVVNDFDIEEEVIEVENREENLAKIARRVKEYKVEELNPPREGKRLLVLDVDYTLFDHKSCAESGQELMRPFLHDFLTSAYENYDIVIWSATSMKWIEAKMKELGVTDNPNYKVTFMLDSGAMITVHTPKRGVVEVKPLGVIWGKYSEFYNRKNTIMFDDIGRNFLMNPQNGLKIRPFMKAHLNREKDKELLKLSHYLKEIAKLDDFSELNHKHWERYLSKKPSQ; this comes from the exons atgtctgtctctgtaataATCAAATGGGGTGGTCAAGAGTACACTATTAGTTCCTTATCTGAGGAGGACACTGTGATGGACCTGAAGCAGTCCATCAAATCTCTGACAGGTGTTCTCCCTGAACGCCAGAAGCTGCTGGGGCTGAAAGTGAAAG GTAAACCGGCAGATGATGATACAAAACTGGGCATCTTGAAGCTTAAGCCAAACACCAAGATCATGATGAtgggcagcagagaggaaagcCTG GAAGATGTTTTGGCACCACCTCCTGAAAGCGATGATGTTGTCAATGACTTTGACATCGAAGAGGAGGTGATCGAAGTCGAAAACAG AGAGGAGAATCTGGCTAAAATAGCTCGCCGTGTCAAAGAGTACAAGGTGGAGGAGTTAAACCCACCAAGAGAAGGGAAAAGATTACTTGTGCTGGATGTTGATTACACATTATTTG ATCACAAGTCTTGTGCAGAATCGGGGCAGGAGCTCATGAGGCCCTTCCTCCACGACTTCCTGACCTCGGCGTACGAGAACTATGACATTGTCATCTGGT CTGCAACAAGCATGAAGTGGATTGAAGCCAAAATGAAA GAGCTAGGTGTGACCGACAACCCCAACTACAAGGTCACTTTCATGCTGGACAGTGGGGCTATGATCACAGTGCACACCCCCAAGCGGGGGGTAGTGGAG GTGAAGCCACTTGGAGTAATATGGGGAAAGTACAGTGAGTTTTACAACAGGAAGAACACCATCATGTTTGATGACATTGGAAGGAATTTTCTAATGAACCCACAAAATGGACTCAAG ATTAGGCCGTTTATGAAGGCCCATTTAAACCGGGAGAAAGACAAGGAGCTACTGAAACTCTCTCATTACCTAAAAGAGATTGCCAAACTAGATGACTTCTCAGAACTTAATCACAAACACTGGGAAAG GTACCTCTCAAAGAAACCAAGTCAGTGA
- the ublcp1 gene encoding ubiquitin-like domain-containing CTD phosphatase 1 isoform X1 has protein sequence MVIVLTSAQICTSMSVSVIIKWGGQEYTISSLSEEDTVMDLKQSIKSLTGVLPERQKLLGLKVKGKPADDDTKLGILKLKPNTKIMMMGSREESLEDVLAPPPESDDVVNDFDIEEEVIEVENREENLAKIARRVKEYKVEELNPPREGKRLLVLDVDYTLFDHKSCAESGQELMRPFLHDFLTSAYENYDIVIWSATSMKWIEAKMKELGVTDNPNYKVTFMLDSGAMITVHTPKRGVVEVKPLGVIWGKYSEFYNRKNTIMFDDIGRNFLMNPQNGLKIRPFMKAHLNREKDKELLKLSHYLKEIAKLDDFSELNHKHWERYLSKKPSQ, from the exons ATTTGCACCagcatgtctgtctctgtaataATCAAATGGGGTGGTCAAGAGTACACTATTAGTTCCTTATCTGAGGAGGACACTGTGATGGACCTGAAGCAGTCCATCAAATCTCTGACAGGTGTTCTCCCTGAACGCCAGAAGCTGCTGGGGCTGAAAGTGAAAG GTAAACCGGCAGATGATGATACAAAACTGGGCATCTTGAAGCTTAAGCCAAACACCAAGATCATGATGAtgggcagcagagaggaaagcCTG GAAGATGTTTTGGCACCACCTCCTGAAAGCGATGATGTTGTCAATGACTTTGACATCGAAGAGGAGGTGATCGAAGTCGAAAACAG AGAGGAGAATCTGGCTAAAATAGCTCGCCGTGTCAAAGAGTACAAGGTGGAGGAGTTAAACCCACCAAGAGAAGGGAAAAGATTACTTGTGCTGGATGTTGATTACACATTATTTG ATCACAAGTCTTGTGCAGAATCGGGGCAGGAGCTCATGAGGCCCTTCCTCCACGACTTCCTGACCTCGGCGTACGAGAACTATGACATTGTCATCTGGT CTGCAACAAGCATGAAGTGGATTGAAGCCAAAATGAAA GAGCTAGGTGTGACCGACAACCCCAACTACAAGGTCACTTTCATGCTGGACAGTGGGGCTATGATCACAGTGCACACCCCCAAGCGGGGGGTAGTGGAG GTGAAGCCACTTGGAGTAATATGGGGAAAGTACAGTGAGTTTTACAACAGGAAGAACACCATCATGTTTGATGACATTGGAAGGAATTTTCTAATGAACCCACAAAATGGACTCAAG ATTAGGCCGTTTATGAAGGCCCATTTAAACCGGGAGAAAGACAAGGAGCTACTGAAACTCTCTCATTACCTAAAAGAGATTGCCAAACTAGATGACTTCTCAGAACTTAATCACAAACACTGGGAAAG GTACCTCTCAAAGAAACCAAGTCAGTGA
- the ubtd2 gene encoding ubiquitin domain-containing protein 2: MGGCVGSHHDSSGSLNENSDGTGVALGRNQPLKREKPKWKSDYPMTDGQLRSKRDEFWDTAPAFEGRKEIWDALRAATQAFESNDHELAQAIIDGASITLPHGALTECYDELGNRYQLPVYCLSPPVNMIEEKSEPEAAEAAEAPTATAAEGQECQLRLRLSTGRDLRLAVRTSDSVLHMKRRLQAQEGVVAGSQRWFFSGRPLTDKMRLEELKISRDYVVQVIVSQPLPSIAAAPQQNPTPVEN; the protein is encoded by the exons TGGCACTGGGGCGTAACCAGCccctgaagagagagaagcccAAATGGAAGAGCGACTATCCAATGACCGACGGCCAGCTGCGGAGCAAGCGTGATGAATTCTGGGACACAGCGCCCGCCTTCGAGGGCCGCAAGGAAATCTGGGATGCGCTCAGGGCTGCCACCCAGGCCTTCGAGAGCAATGATCACGAACTTGCCCAAGCCATTATCGACGGAGCCAGCATAACTCTCCCACACG GAGCCTTGACCGAGTGCTATGATGAGCTAGGCAACCGTTACCAGCTGCCCGTGTATTGCCTCTCACCACCTGTCAACATGATCGAGGAGAAGAGCGAGCCAGAGGCCGCCGAGGCAGCCGAGGCACCCACCGCCACTGCCGCCGAGGGCCAGGAGTGCCAGCTGCGCCTGCGTCTCTCCACGGGCCGTGACCTGCGCCTGGCTGTGCGTACCAGCGACAGTGTGCTGCACATGAAGCGCCGCCTGCAGGCTCAGGAGGGCGTGGTGGCCGGCAGCCAGCGCTGGTTCTTCTCGGGCCGCCCACTCACCGACAAGATGAggctggaggagctgaagatcTCTCGGGACTACGTGGTGCAGGTGATTGTCAGCCAGCCGCTGCCCTCCATCGCTGCCGCCCCACAGCAGAACCCCACACCCGTGGAGAACTAG